A region from the Desulfitobacterium dehalogenans ATCC 51507 genome encodes:
- a CDS encoding TIGR04282 family arsenosugar biosynthesis glycosyltransferase, which produces MFTRITVPGRVKTRLMPFLSGAECAALQKAMTLDTAHTLSTLDRELFIFYSDEGPVGLLDGLPEKAHLYPQDGADLGERMYNALDTVLALGYKNCLLLGSDLPLLDAEDVEKAGRMLGENDIVFCPSTDGGYWLVGMHTPFRPVFQGQRYGTGSVLTDAMACCAAHGLRVGLGPVRRDLDTPEDLAWLQAVKAANPQAKGRVMDWLQAWKAGR; this is translated from the coding sequence TTGTTTACAAGGATTACCGTGCCGGGCAGGGTGAAGACCAGGCTGATGCCCTTTTTAAGCGGAGCGGAATGTGCCGCCCTGCAGAAGGCCATGACCCTGGACACGGCCCATACCCTTTCCACCCTGGACCGGGAACTTTTCATCTTTTACTCGGATGAGGGGCCGGTTGGGCTACTGGATGGACTGCCGGAGAAGGCGCACCTGTATCCTCAGGACGGGGCGGATTTGGGAGAACGGATGTACAATGCCCTGGACACTGTACTGGCCCTCGGTTATAAAAATTGCCTGCTTCTGGGCTCCGATCTGCCCCTCCTCGACGCTGAGGACGTGGAAAAAGCGGGCCGAATGCTGGGGGAAAACGATATTGTATTTTGTCCCTCAACCGATGGAGGGTACTGGCTGGTGGGGATGCACACGCCCTTCCGCCCCGTCTTCCAGGGGCAGCGGTACGGCACCGGCAGCGTTCTGACCGACGCTATGGCCTGCTGCGCTGCGCACGGCTTACGTGTAGGATTGGGGCCGGTCCGGCGGGATTTGGATACGCCGGAGGATCTGGCATGGCTCCAGGCGGTGAAGGCCGCCAATCCACAGGCAAAAGGACGGGTTATGGATTGGCTGCAGGCATGGAAGGCCGGTCGATAA
- a CDS encoding TIGR04283 family arsenosugar biosynthesis glycosyltransferase gives MISVIIPVYNEVHALPNLLSSLDRLEGEYEVLFSDGGSTDGTLELLAGRRMITGAKGRGAQCNRAAAEAQGDVFFFLHCDSTIPSDALFHIRAAVDRGARWGCLTLRFDDTGFAYRFGGYMSNLRVRWGHIAFGDQGIFMTRALFEQVEGFPELPIMEDYELSLRLKGMKVFPVQVKSRIITSSRRFHEGGVFRVTWDMQRLRAMYRRGVDIGTISQAYRDVRKSNE, from the coding sequence ATGATCTCCGTTATCATCCCGGTTTATAACGAGGTACATGCCCTGCCCAACCTTTTATCCTCCTTGGATAGACTGGAGGGGGAGTATGAGGTGTTGTTTTCCGACGGGGGGAGCACCGACGGTACTTTGGAGCTGCTGGCGGGCCGCCGAATGATAACCGGGGCCAAAGGGCGGGGGGCCCAGTGTAATCGGGCTGCAGCCGAGGCCCAGGGGGATGTGTTTTTCTTTCTCCACTGTGACAGCACCATCCCTTCCGACGCTCTCTTCCACATTCGGGCTGCTGTGGACAGGGGAGCGAGGTGGGGCTGTCTCACCCTTCGGTTTGACGACACCGGTTTTGCCTACCGGTTCGGGGGGTACATGTCCAACCTGCGGGTGCGCTGGGGGCACATCGCCTTCGGAGATCAGGGGATCTTTATGACCCGCGCCCTTTTTGAGCAAGTAGAGGGCTTTCCGGAGCTACCTATTATGGAAGATTATGAGCTCTCCCTGCGGCTGAAGGGAATGAAGGTATTTCCGGTGCAGGTAAAGAGCCGGATAATAACCTCATCCCGGCGTTTCCATGAGGGAGGGGTTTTCCGGGTGACTTGGGACATGCAGCGGTTGCGGGCTATGTACCGCCGGGGCGTGGACATCGGGACCATCAGCCAGGCGTATCGCGATGTGAGGAAAAGCAATGAGTAA
- the arsS gene encoding arsenosugar biosynthesis radical SAM (seleno)protein ArsS (Some members of this family are selenoproteins.), producing the protein MGDARLERLDCIPAFETKFEDKALMDTAEQLSVLQINVGKRCNLACKHCHVEAGPNRTEVMSREVMEACLRLLDENSFETVDITGGAPELNPHFRWFVGECAKRCSHVIVRTNLAILLEEGYTDLPGFYRDHRVNVVCSLPHYTAKSTDRMRGDQVFRRSIEAIKRLNAVGFGKDPGLVLDLVHNPGGAFLPPSQTAMEAEYKEHLLREYGVVFNHLFTITNNPIGRFGAFLERSGNLEDYMHKLHGAFNAVTLEGMMCRFQVSVGWDGRLYNCDFNQAADVPAAGGATIFDWTGKPIAKHKIRFGKHCYACTAGQGSSCGGATERV; encoded by the coding sequence ATGGGTGATGCGAGACTGGAAAGGCTGGACTGCATCCCGGCTTTTGAGACCAAATTTGAGGACAAAGCTCTGATGGATACCGCCGAGCAGCTTTCGGTGCTGCAAATCAACGTAGGAAAGAGGTGTAACCTGGCCTGCAAGCATTGCCACGTGGAGGCCGGACCCAACCGGACCGAGGTGATGAGCCGGGAGGTGATGGAAGCCTGCCTGCGCCTCTTGGATGAGAATTCCTTCGAGACGGTGGACATCACCGGCGGGGCCCCCGAACTCAATCCCCACTTCCGCTGGTTTGTGGGTGAGTGCGCCAAGCGGTGCTCTCATGTTATCGTGCGCACTAACCTGGCCATCCTATTGGAAGAAGGGTATACCGACCTGCCGGGATTCTACAGGGATCACCGCGTGAACGTGGTCTGCTCCCTACCCCATTACACCGCCAAGAGCACCGACCGTATGCGGGGAGATCAGGTCTTCCGACGATCCATCGAGGCCATAAAACGGCTGAATGCGGTGGGCTTCGGCAAAGACCCGGGGTTGGTCCTTGACCTGGTCCATAACCCGGGCGGGGCCTTTCTACCCCCGTCCCAGACCGCTATGGAGGCGGAATACAAGGAACACCTGCTGCGGGAGTACGGGGTGGTCTTCAACCATCTGTTCACCATTACCAATAACCCCATCGGTCGCTTCGGGGCCTTCCTGGAGCGCTCCGGCAACCTGGAGGACTACATGCACAAGCTCCACGGAGCCTTTAACGCCGTAACCCTGGAGGGCATGATGTGCCGCTTCCAGGTGTCAGTGGGGTGGGACGGCAGGCTCTACAATTGCGACTTTAACCAGGCGGCGGATGTTCCTGCGGCAGGCGGCGCCACGATCTTCGACTGGACGGGCAAGCCCATCGCGAAGCACAAAATTCGCTTTGGAAAACACTGCTACGCCTGTACGGCGGGACAGGGCTCCAGCTGCGGTGGAGCTACGGAGAGGGTATGA
- a CDS encoding arsenosugar biosynthesis-associated peroxidase-like protein, with translation MATYYEAKDLEKFGTMGECVPELWEKFMGYYSAVFAEGNLTAREKSLIALAVATAVQCPYCIDSYTQDCLSKGVTEEQMTEAIHVACAIRGGASLVHGVQMKNIVKKLEL, from the coding sequence ATGGCAACCTATTATGAGGCAAAGGATCTGGAGAAATTCGGCACTATGGGGGAGTGTGTCCCCGAGCTATGGGAGAAATTCATGGGCTATTATAGTGCGGTCTTTGCCGAGGGGAACCTGACAGCCAGGGAGAAGTCTCTCATCGCCTTGGCCGTGGCCACAGCTGTCCAGTGCCCCTACTGCATCGACTCCTATACTCAGGACTGCCTGTCCAAGGGGGTCACAGAGGAACAGATGACCGAGGCTATCCATGTGGCCTGCGCTATTCGGGGCGGAGCCAGCCTGGTCCATGGAGTACAGATGAAAAATATCGTGAAGAAATTGGAACTGTAA
- a CDS encoding heterodisulfide reductase-related iron-sulfur binding cluster gives MNTGLLMTLLEKSHYPFRNYPQESCTTLLFSGCSFPSQFPRTMDALAVLCREHGVGVAYDCCGKPVAELKRDAVRITQGMTKRLERLGVGEVVCLCPNCMEYLGETLDLPVISVYALLSRWGYACQGLPPSGVVFRPCPDRKEGRILEEISELLPLEGLRTMERVPCCGLRGDIAIHGPAAGDKLCALAKEQAAGETIYTYCASCSGQFQRHGCGQVRHLLSPLLGVEEEPDAARALLNRARRKFRK, from the coding sequence GTGAATACGGGACTGCTCATGACTCTGTTGGAAAAGAGCCATTATCCCTTCCGCAATTACCCTCAAGAGTCCTGTACCACCCTGCTCTTTTCAGGGTGCAGCTTCCCTTCCCAGTTCCCCAGGACTATGGATGCACTGGCGGTGTTGTGCCGGGAGCATGGGGTGGGCGTGGCCTACGATTGCTGCGGCAAGCCGGTGGCGGAGCTGAAGCGGGACGCGGTGCGGATCACGCAAGGCATGACTAAGCGGCTGGAGCGGCTGGGCGTAGGTGAGGTAGTCTGCCTGTGTCCCAACTGCATGGAATATCTCGGTGAAACTCTGGATTTGCCGGTGATTAGTGTCTACGCTCTGCTTTCCCGCTGGGGTTACGCCTGCCAAGGTCTGCCCCCGTCTGGGGTCGTCTTTCGCCCCTGTCCCGATCGGAAGGAGGGGCGTATTCTGGAGGAGATCAGTGAACTGTTGCCTCTGGAGGGCCTGCGTACCATGGAGAGAGTTCCCTGCTGCGGCCTGCGGGGGGATATCGCCATCCATGGCCCGGCGGCGGGAGACAAGCTGTGTGCCTTAGCGAAGGAGCAAGCGGCGGGGGAGACTATTTATACCTACTGTGCTTCTTGCTCCGGACAGTTCCAGCGCCACGGCTGCGGCCAAGTGCGCCATCTCCTCTCCCCCTTGCTGGGAGTAGAGGAGGAGCCGGATGCCGCCCGCGCCCTTTTAAACCGGGCGCGAAGAAAATTCAGGAAATAA
- a CDS encoding TVP38/TMEM64 family protein — MGSRKPWAFLGLVALVLIGNSIFGWSEYLANQEDLPVMRRALEDNLALALLIYGALTVAGCVLLALPGVTFAIAAGLLFGPVWGTLACWLAVTLGACLSFLVGRYFLKDALKPKLAKNRYFNHLLFTGAGRSDVFLLAITRLVPVFPYNLQNFAYGITDIRFLPYALYSALFMLPGTAAYTVGAAGMASPERRGPYLILAGALLAVVLATSFILKKKGLKE; from the coding sequence ATGGGAAGTAGGAAACCTTGGGCCTTCCTGGGTTTGGTAGCGTTGGTGTTAATCGGCAACTCTATCTTCGGCTGGTCGGAGTATCTGGCTAACCAGGAGGATCTGCCCGTTATGCGGCGCGCTCTGGAGGATAACTTAGCCTTGGCCCTTTTGATCTACGGGGCCCTCACCGTGGCCGGTTGTGTGCTGCTGGCTCTGCCAGGGGTGACCTTTGCTATTGCGGCAGGGTTGCTCTTTGGTCCTGTGTGGGGCACCTTGGCCTGCTGGTTGGCCGTGACCTTGGGCGCCTGCCTGTCTTTTCTGGTAGGGCGCTACTTCCTTAAGGATGCCCTGAAGCCTAAGCTGGCAAAGAACAGATATTTCAACCACCTGCTCTTTACGGGGGCGGGGAGGAGCGATGTATTTTTGCTGGCGATCACCCGGCTGGTACCGGTCTTTCCCTACAATCTGCAAAATTTTGCCTATGGCATCACCGACATTAGATTTCTGCCCTACGCCCTATACTCGGCGCTTTTCATGCTGCCGGGCACTGCGGCCTATACCGTAGGGGCGGCGGGGATGGCCAGTCCGGAGAGGCGGGGCCCCTATCTAATACTCGCTGGGGCATTGCTGGCCGTTGTGCTGGCCACATCTTTCATATTAAAAAAGAAGGGGCTGAAGGAGTGA
- a CDS encoding TVP38/TMEM64 family protein, which translates to MSMNKQRRPKKYTKWIVLAAIVLAVIVCLIVPSLRTGLGSVFALLSSMDVNRVVEYIRSFGLWAAAISFCLMILQSVAAPIPAFLITFANAIIFGWWQGAILSWSSAMAGAAICFWLARLLGRDAVEKLASRTALSSVDVFFEQYGKHTILICRLLPFVSFDLVSYAAGLTGMNFWGFFLATGIGQLPATIVYSYVGGMLTGGAKLFVTALMILFALTVLVYLFRKIYHDRKKKAADGK; encoded by the coding sequence ATGTCAATGAACAAACAAAGACGGCCGAAAAAATATACGAAGTGGATTGTTTTGGCAGCCATTGTCCTGGCGGTAATTGTCTGCCTTATTGTGCCTTCCCTTAGGACCGGGCTTGGCTCAGTCTTCGCCTTGCTTTCCTCAATGGATGTCAACCGGGTAGTAGAGTACATCCGCTCCTTCGGTCTCTGGGCTGCCGCCATTTCCTTCTGCCTGATGATCCTCCAGTCCGTTGCTGCCCCTATTCCTGCCTTCCTGATTACCTTTGCCAACGCCATCATCTTCGGCTGGTGGCAGGGGGCCATACTCTCCTGGTCCAGCGCTATGGCCGGAGCGGCAATCTGCTTTTGGCTTGCCCGACTTCTGGGACGGGATGCGGTGGAAAAGCTGGCCTCCAGGACGGCGCTGAGCAGCGTGGATGTATTTTTCGAGCAGTACGGAAAGCATACTATTCTTATCTGCCGCCTGCTCCCCTTCGTCTCTTTCGATTTGGTGAGCTATGCTGCGGGGCTGACAGGCATGAACTTTTGGGGCTTTTTCCTGGCTACGGGCATCGGGCAGCTTCCAGCCACTATTGTGTACTCCTATGTGGGGGGCATGCTCACCGGAGGGGCCAAACTCTTCGTCACCGCCCTTATGATCCTCTTCGCCCTCACGGTCTTAGTCTACCTGTTCAGGAAAATCTATCATGACCGGAAGAAGAAAGCCGCGGATGGGAAGTAG
- a CDS encoding rhodanese-like domain-containing protein, which translates to MIIVKIKENERGGNYPTMRKLLSLTMCLIMAISLLAGCSQASAPVGGSAAGGGSVASDRADAAINWQYKTADETKAMLDTKESVIILDSRPDDMYTKGHIPGAYHVPSYPVDTQELEKVLKDAVPNLQGDDPIVIVCKTGNKGAKRAISVLQDEGIAAERLFILEGGGEGWKFPEYTSTVNDSVVPK; encoded by the coding sequence GTGATAATTGTGAAAATTAAAGAGAATGAAAGAGGAGGAAACTACCCAACTATGAGAAAATTGCTATCCCTAACAATGTGCCTGATCATGGCAATCTCCCTGCTGGCAGGCTGTAGCCAGGCTTCAGCTCCCGTTGGTGGTTCTGCTGCAGGCGGCGGTTCCGTTGCTTCTGACCGTGCAGACGCAGCGATCAATTGGCAGTACAAGACTGCCGACGAGACTAAGGCCATGCTGGATACAAAGGAGAGCGTCATCATTCTGGACAGCCGCCCGGATGACATGTATACGAAAGGCCATATTCCCGGCGCCTACCATGTGCCCAGCTATCCCGTGGATACTCAGGAGCTTGAAAAGGTGTTGAAAGACGCGGTGCCCAATCTCCAGGGTGATGACCCCATCGTGATAGTCTGCAAGACCGGCAATAAGGGGGCTAAACGGGCTATTTCCGTGTTACAGGACGAGGGCATTGCGGCCGAGCGTCTATTTATTCTGGAGGGCGGTGGTGAGGGGTGGAAATTCCCTGAGTATACGTCCACCGTCAACGATTCTGTCGTTCCCAAGTAG
- a CDS encoding vitamin B12 dependent-methionine synthase activation domain-containing protein, with product MAETGPFEALMPEVTIEELFAAQGADLSKRSPKQEMVDLNRKLLEEAKGFARVRIIWQEVKVIGSGKQELYLEDGLTFKGSLLPKVLGSADGVVLFAMTIGETIDERVKDYTHRGKTLEAFILDAAGSAIMAKAAYHSISEIERLYKEKQLDTTFSLGPGHSYWKGLEDVRSIIDYLKGERIGISLTDSNLMLPKKSIAMVMGVGSNLPDFKGKIHCDFCHLKGNCTMRELGSNNC from the coding sequence ATGGCAGAAACAGGACCCTTTGAGGCTCTGATGCCGGAGGTAACTATAGAAGAACTATTTGCTGCCCAGGGAGCAGACCTGAGCAAACGCTCACCCAAACAGGAAATGGTCGATTTAAATAGGAAACTATTGGAGGAAGCTAAGGGATTTGCAAGGGTAAGAATCATCTGGCAGGAAGTCAAAGTGATCGGTTCGGGGAAGCAGGAACTCTATCTAGAGGACGGACTTACTTTTAAGGGGAGTCTATTACCTAAAGTGCTAGGCTCGGCAGATGGTGTGGTTTTGTTTGCTATGACCATCGGTGAGACTATTGATGAAAGAGTAAAGGACTATACCCATCGAGGTAAAACCTTGGAAGCCTTTATCCTGGATGCAGCCGGATCGGCGATCATGGCCAAAGCGGCCTATCATTCGATCTCCGAAATCGAGAGGCTCTATAAGGAAAAACAGCTTGACACGACGTTTTCCTTAGGGCCGGGACATTCCTACTGGAAAGGACTCGAAGATGTAAGGTCCATTATCGATTACCTGAAAGGGGAGCGGATTGGTATCAGCCTTACAGACTCCAACCTCATGCTTCCCAAAAAATCCATAGCTATGGTTATGGGAGTAGGAAGCAATTTACCGGACTTCAAGGGTAAAATCCATTGCGATTTTTGCCATCTTAAGGGAAATTGTACTATGAGGGAACTAGGTTCCAATAATTGCTGA
- a CDS encoding ASKHA domain-containing protein gives MKNLRIIFQPGAISVPVTAGTTIMEAMNQSGLGEDFPCGGRGKCGKCRVKVIEGLEDFTAIDKDRLTSQELDEGIRLACITKINRDMMVEIQSPKQLQHNILSHSADKQFHIHPHLSKVFSEIAQPSLSEHKSDWQRLKESLAGHGCSVQDLQAPLPLLRQLPERIRESDNRVTSVVYGSQLLGIEPGDTGLTMLGMAFDIGTTTIVGYLMDLNSGKELEVVSTLNPQAQYGGDVISRITFAGKEEKGLDALHKAVTEAMNRLIGEAADKVGAGRNQIYGVSVAANTTIHHLFLGINPRTIGMSPYVSAINQGLVVDPADLGLEINGAGRVFVLPNIAGFVGADTTAVLLATELEKSDHVTLVLDIGTNGEIVLGSKNRMVACSAAAGPAFEGAQITNGMRGADGAIDHISFGDGLEYTVIGNGRPIGICGSALLDGVAGFVELGMINKRGKFLEPEKLTDPRALKLMDRLVKYEGALAFQLVEAGQTRHGRPIMITQNDIRELQLAKGAIAAGVRILQEAMGIECNDIQEVLLAGAFGNYLNPHSACVIGLIPRELENRIKTIGNAAGNGAKIALLSAQEFSRAEDLAGAVSFVELGSYPGFNTIFAENTYFKLD, from the coding sequence TTGAAAAACCTTAGGATCATATTCCAACCTGGAGCAATCAGCGTACCGGTGACAGCCGGCACCACCATCATGGAAGCCATGAACCAGTCGGGGCTGGGAGAGGATTTCCCTTGCGGAGGAAGGGGAAAATGCGGAAAGTGCCGGGTAAAGGTTATAGAGGGCCTGGAGGATTTCACTGCCATCGATAAAGACCGCCTGACAAGCCAGGAGTTAGACGAAGGCATTCGGCTGGCTTGTATTACAAAAATAAATAGGGATATGATGGTAGAAATTCAAAGTCCCAAACAGTTGCAACACAATATTTTGAGTCATTCTGCGGACAAACAGTTTCATATTCATCCCCATCTATCGAAAGTGTTTTCGGAAATCGCCCAACCCTCTCTCAGTGAGCATAAGTCGGATTGGCAGCGATTAAAGGAAAGCCTGGCAGGGCATGGCTGCAGTGTGCAAGATTTGCAGGCTCCTCTCCCCCTGCTCCGTCAGTTGCCGGAGAGGATCAGGGAGTCGGATAACCGGGTGACGAGCGTAGTTTATGGTTCTCAACTATTGGGGATAGAACCGGGCGATACAGGGTTGACCATGTTGGGGATGGCTTTCGATATCGGGACGACGACGATTGTAGGATATTTGATGGATTTAAATTCAGGCAAAGAGCTTGAAGTCGTATCTACCCTTAATCCTCAGGCTCAATATGGTGGGGATGTCATATCCCGAATAACCTTTGCAGGGAAAGAAGAGAAGGGTCTGGATGCCCTGCATAAGGCGGTAACAGAGGCTATGAACAGGCTTATCGGAGAAGCTGCTGACAAGGTAGGGGCCGGCAGAAATCAAATTTATGGAGTTTCTGTTGCAGCCAATACAACAATACATCACCTTTTCCTGGGTATAAATCCTCGAACCATTGGGATGTCACCCTATGTTTCGGCCATTAACCAGGGACTGGTAGTGGATCCTGCGGACTTGGGACTGGAAATCAATGGCGCCGGTCGGGTTTTCGTCCTACCCAATATTGCAGGATTTGTGGGTGCAGACACTACCGCTGTTTTATTAGCTACAGAGCTGGAAAAAAGTGATCACGTTACCCTCGTGCTAGATATTGGTACGAATGGAGAGATTGTCTTAGGTTCAAAGAACCGGATGGTTGCTTGTTCAGCAGCGGCCGGTCCGGCTTTTGAAGGGGCCCAGATAACAAACGGAATGAGGGGCGCCGATGGAGCTATTGATCATATCTCATTTGGGGACGGTTTGGAATATACCGTCATCGGCAACGGGCGCCCTATAGGAATCTGTGGTTCTGCTCTCCTCGACGGAGTAGCAGGATTTGTAGAATTGGGCATGATCAATAAACGGGGTAAGTTCTTAGAGCCTGAAAAGCTCACAGATCCCAGAGCCCTTAAATTAATGGATAGACTCGTTAAATATGAAGGAGCCTTAGCTTTTCAACTGGTTGAAGCAGGGCAAACCCGACATGGCAGACCGATTATGATTACTCAAAACGATATTCGCGAGCTTCAGCTGGCTAAAGGGGCCATTGCAGCTGGTGTGAGGATTTTGCAGGAGGCCATGGGCATTGAGTGTAATGATATTCAAGAAGTTCTGCTGGCCGGGGCTTTCGGAAATTATCTAAATCCCCATAGTGCGTGTGTCATAGGCTTGATTCCCCGCGAGCTGGAGAACAGGATCAAGACGATCGGCAACGCGGCAGGGAATGGAGCGAAAATCGCCTTGCTTTCTGCACAGGAATTTTCCCGGGCTGAAGATCTTGCCGGGGCGGTTTCCTTTGTTGAACTGGGCAGTTATCCAGGATTTAATACTATTTTTGCGGAGAATACCTACTTTAAGTTGGATTGA
- a CDS encoding GntR family transcriptional regulator: MINPVYLHIVEEIKQKINSGYLKPGDAVASENALGKEYGASRMTVRKGLAILAKDGYIYSIPGKGSFVQKPELNKYTIYYDEMKNSINTVDRSRLLEVNIIMPDEKLAGELQITRNKNVIVIRRLFFTEGKPVAYDIKYLPYSKGMPIVEEEIEQATFPEMVSGNVSSFSLKKELTIYARTPDEEIKNYLNIHNDLALLVIEQRIHNEENKPIGFCVTYFRGDYIKLMGRSE, from the coding sequence ATGATTAATCCCGTCTATCTTCATATTGTGGAAGAAATCAAACAGAAAATAAATAGCGGATATTTGAAACCGGGGGATGCTGTCGCTTCAGAAAACGCTCTCGGCAAAGAATACGGGGCCAGCAGGATGACAGTCAGAAAAGGGCTGGCGATTTTGGCGAAGGATGGATATATTTATTCCATTCCCGGCAAGGGCAGCTTTGTGCAAAAGCCAGAGTTGAATAAATACACCATTTACTATGACGAGATGAAAAACTCCATCAACACGGTAGACCGATCCCGTCTGCTGGAAGTCAATATTATCATGCCCGATGAAAAGCTGGCAGGGGAACTGCAGATAACCCGCAATAAAAATGTGATTGTGATTCGCAGATTGTTTTTTACCGAGGGTAAACCCGTCGCCTATGATATTAAATATCTGCCCTACTCTAAAGGGATGCCTATTGTGGAAGAGGAGATTGAACAAGCTACTTTTCCGGAAATGGTTTCGGGTAATGTGTCCTCTTTTTCTCTAAAAAAAGAACTGACCATTTATGCCCGGACGCCTGATGAAGAAATTAAGAACTACTTGAATATTCATAATGATTTGGCGCTGTTGGTTATTGAACAACGAATCCATAATGAAGAGAATAAGCCTATTGGCTTTTGCGTGACCTATTTTCGCGGAGATTATATTAAATTAATGGGCAGAAGTGAGTAG
- a CDS encoding cobalamin B12-binding domain-containing protein, whose amino-acid sequence MKDFGNTEELLIDYVEQLEEKKVFELANHALEQGMNPLDLVNLIIEGMGRVGKRYEDKDYYIADLIMAGIIFREVLGLKPMTSYFSSHHKKKSGKVLIGTVKDDIHDIGKEIFRALLETHGFEVLDLGVDVSGETFVKKAQEFKPDIIGLSGVLTSTLGQMKQVVDILASAGLKDKVKIIAGANYLNADGCSYIGADAFATDASKGIEICLEWMKDSNQVGEPEDD is encoded by the coding sequence ATGAAAGATTTTGGCAATACTGAAGAACTCTTGATCGATTATGTGGAACAACTCGAAGAAAAGAAAGTCTTTGAGCTTGCCAACCATGCATTAGAACAAGGGATGAATCCTTTGGACTTGGTCAACTTAATCATTGAAGGTATGGGCCGGGTAGGAAAGCGTTACGAAGATAAGGATTATTATATCGCTGACTTGATCATGGCAGGCATTATTTTTCGGGAAGTTTTGGGACTGAAGCCAATGACATCATACTTCAGCAGCCATCACAAAAAGAAAAGCGGCAAAGTTCTGATTGGTACTGTCAAAGACGATATCCATGATATTGGGAAAGAAATTTTCAGGGCTTTGTTAGAGACTCATGGTTTTGAAGTCTTGGATCTTGGTGTGGATGTATCTGGCGAAACTTTCGTAAAAAAAGCTCAGGAGTTTAAGCCTGATATTATTGGACTGAGCGGAGTCTTAACCAGTACCCTTGGTCAGATGAAACAGGTCGTTGACATTTTAGCCAGTGCAGGGCTTAAAGATAAAGTCAAGATTATTGCCGGAGCAAATTACCTCAACGCCGATGGCTGCAGTTATATAGGTGCTGACGCTTTTGCCACCGATGCATCAAAAGGGATTGAAATATGTTTGGAATGGATGAAAGATTCCAATCAGGTGGGAGAACCGGAAGATGATTAA
- a CDS encoding DUF1638 domain-containing protein produces MVKDIEGGTVLIACKMLQYEIMKAIEEVGCQYPIIWMDSEYHTDPNGLRTKLQEEIDKLKDNTTTILLAYGCCGNGTVGLKATTGELIIPRTEDCISMLMSQCGQSYLRPKATYFMTKGWLEGTHSMAQEIEHAVKRYGPERAKKIFEQMFRHYKYLMLIDTKSYTIEECLDEVKVLAERLNLELTFAQGDIWFLRRLLSGNIDQDFCVIPKGETVSQQDFACCDQDLPRQPF; encoded by the coding sequence ATGGTTAAGGATATCGAAGGAGGCACGGTGCTGATTGCCTGTAAAATGCTTCAGTACGAAATAATGAAAGCCATAGAAGAGGTCGGCTGCCAATATCCCATCATCTGGATGGATTCCGAATATCATACAGACCCTAATGGTTTAAGAACTAAGCTCCAGGAGGAAATCGACAAGCTTAAAGACAATACCACCACCATTCTCTTAGCCTATGGCTGCTGCGGCAATGGTACCGTAGGATTGAAGGCTACCACCGGGGAGTTGATCATTCCACGGACTGAAGATTGTATTTCAATGCTGATGAGTCAATGCGGCCAATCTTATTTGAGACCCAAAGCCACCTATTTTATGACAAAGGGTTGGTTGGAAGGGACCCACAGCATGGCACAAGAAATAGAGCACGCCGTCAAACGCTATGGGCCGGAACGGGCCAAAAAGATCTTTGAGCAGATGTTCAGGCACTATAAGTATTTAATGCTTATCGATACGAAATCCTATACTATTGAAGAATGTTTGGATGAAGTCAAAGTGTTGGCCGAAAGGCTTAATTTAGAACTGACTTTTGCCCAAGGGGATATATGGTTTTTAAGAAGACTGCTTTCGGGGAATATTGATCAGGATTTTTGCGTCATTCCCAAAGGTGAGACAGTAAGTCAACAGGATTTTGCTTGCTGTGACCAAGATCTCCCTCGACAGCCCTTTTGA